The Coffea arabica cultivar ET-39 chromosome 9e, Coffea Arabica ET-39 HiFi, whole genome shotgun sequence genome has a window encoding:
- the LOC113710160 gene encoding uncharacterized protein isoform X3, which produces MDDGLKNAKRLGGKLATRERQLLRGKTCFVDLLLRKAIQMPANALFGQLFIAQMKEERNKEATFLISAFKVKKWIKNLN; this is translated from the exons ATGGACGATGGGCTCAAGAATGCAAAGCGACTG GGAGGAAAATTGGCCACCCGTGAAAGACAACTGCTGAGGGGAAAAAC GTGTTTTGTTGATCTCTTGCTCAGAAAAGCAATCCAAATG cCAGCTAATGCGCTTTTTGGACAACTTTTTATAGCTCAG ATGAAGGAAGAACGAAATAAGGAGGCTACTTTTCTTATTTCAGCCTTCAAG GTGAAGAAGTGGATAAAGAATCTAAACTGA
- the LOC113710160 gene encoding uncharacterized protein isoform X2: MDDGLKNAKRLGGKLATRERQLLRGKTCFVDLLLRKAIQMPANALFGQLFIAQEERNKEATFLISAFKVCAGVIVSVFLFSLCFLFFSNLFSSLFFAQLLMDFG; this comes from the exons ATGGACGATGGGCTCAAGAATGCAAAGCGACTG GGAGGAAAATTGGCCACCCGTGAAAGACAACTGCTGAGGGGAAAAAC GTGTTTTGTTGATCTCTTGCTCAGAAAAGCAATCCAAATG cCAGCTAATGCGCTTTTTGGACAACTTTTTATAGCTCAG GAAGAACGAAATAAGGAGGCTACTTTTCTTATTTCAGCCTTCAAGGTATGTGCAGGAGTTATCGTTTCAGTGTTTTTGTTCTctctttgctttctttttttttcaaatttatttagcAGTTTATTCTTTGCACAACTATTGATGGATTTTGGGTAA
- the LOC113709690 gene encoding uncharacterized protein codes for MDASDRMVRRKSITERLGLKGFSCCGATWGLGPAHTHSSVSVRDDGGEAEGGGERQREIEVIDVGHASPENGSTAACADCVPATSGMNLAAALAAERQFRAAQELVGLSPSPMRPMTEADGVANGVAAGGTPFRVSLMTLLEETDGYDYGDWEKEEKGAGSDSVCCVCMGRKKGAAFIPCGHTFCRVCSRELWFNRGLCPLCNRSILEILDIF; via the coding sequence ATGGATGCTTCTGATCGCATGGTCAGAAGGAAGAGTATAACTGAACGGTTGGGATTGAAGGGGTTCAGCTGTTGTGGGGCCACGTGGGGTCTTGGACCTGCTCATACTCATAGTAGCGTTAGTGTGAGAGATGATGGTGGGGAGGCTGAGGGAGGAGGTGAACGGCAGCGGGAAATTGAGGTGATAGACGTCGGTCATGCTTCGCCGGAAAATGGGTCAACGGCGGCGTGCGCCGATTGTGTCCCGGCAACTTCCGGGATGAACTTGGCTGCAGCTCTGGCGGCAGAAAGGCAATTCAGGGCGGCCCAAGAATTGGTGGGTTTAAGTCCAAGCCCAATGAGGCCCATGACTGAGGCTGATGGGGTAGCTAACGGTGTGGCTGCTGGTGGGACGCCGTTCAGGGTGTCGTTGATGACACTGCTTGAAGAGACGGACGGTTATGATTATGGGGACTGGGAGAAAGAGGAGAAAGGAGCGGGTTCTGATTCAGTGTGCTGCGTGTGCATGGGAAGGAAAAAAGGCGCAGCTTTCATACCATGTGGGCACACTTTTTGCCGGGTGTGCTCAAGGGAGTTGTGGTTCAACCGAGGGCTCTGTCCCTTGTGCAATCGTTCAATTCTTGAGATTCTCGATATATTCTAG
- the LOC113710424 gene encoding 1-aminocyclopropane-1-carboxylate oxidase, whose protein sequence is MATFPLIDMEKLDGEERAATMGVIKDACESWGFFEVLNHGISNELMDTVERLTKEHYKKCMELKFKEMVESKELEAVQTEINDLDWESTFFLRHLPVSNISEVPDLDDEYRKVMKEFALQLEKLAELLLDLLCENLGLEKGYLKKAFYGTKGPTFGTKVSNYPPCPRPELIKGLRAHTDAGGIILLFQDDKVSGLQLLKDGEWVDVPPMRHSIVINIGDQLEVITNGKYKSVMHRVIAQPDGNRMSLASFYNPGSDAVIYPAPALVEKEAEDKQIYPKFVFEDYMKLYAGLKFQAKEPRFEAMKAVESTVNLGPIATV, encoded by the exons ATGGCTACATTCCCCCTAATCGACATGGAGAAGCTTGACGGTGAAGAGAGGGCTGCCACTATGGGAGTCATAAAAGATGCTTGTGAAAGCTGGGGCTTCTTTGAG GTGTTGAATCATGGGATATCTAATGAGCTCATGGACACAGTGGAGAGGCTAACAAAGGAGCATTACAAGAAATGTATGGAACTAAAGTTCAAGGAAATGGTGGAGAGCAAGGAATTGGAAGCTGTTCAGACTGAGATCAATGATTTGGACTGGGAAAGTACCTTCTTCTTGCGCCATCTTCCTGTTTCCAACATCTCAGAAGTCCCTGATCTTGATGATGAATACAG AAAGGTTATGAAGGAATTTGCGTTGCAACTTGAGAAACTAGCAGAGCTCCTGTTGGACTTGCTATGCGAGAACCTTGGCCTAGAGAAAGGCTATCTGAAGAAAGCCTTCTATGGCACCAAAGGACCAACCTTTGGCACCAAAGTCAGCAATTACCCTCCATGCCCTCGTCCAGAACTGATCAAGGGCCTCCGGGCACACACCGATGCCGGCGGCATCATCCTGCTGTTCCAGGATGACAAGGTCAGCGGTCTCCAGCTCCTCAAGGATGGTGAATGGGTGGATGTTCCGCCTATGCGCCACTCCATTGTAATCAACATCGGCGACCAACTTGAG GTAATCACAAATGGAAAATACAAGAGTGTGATGCACCGGGTGATAGCTCAACCAGATGGGAACAGAATGTCACTAGCATCATTCTACAATCCAGGAAGTGATGCAGTGATCTATCCAGCACCGGCATTGGTTGAGAAAGAGGCAGAGGACAAGCAGATATATCCCAAGTTTGTGTTCGAGGACTACATGAAGCTCTATGCTGGCCTTAAGTTCCAAGCTAAAGAGCCCAGGTTTGAAGCCATGAAGGCCGTGGAAAGCACCGTAAACTTGGGTCCAATCGCAACTGTTTGA